agtattttatttttgctggttCATTTAGCCCTGTACATGTAATGTAGTTTCTAAAACATTCAGATTTCATTCCACTGTTTTCTTTTGCACTTTTTATTTGTCTCAGCTGTTCtaggtttctctttctcttgtttcttgtAGACTTTTTGTTGATAACCTttttatcattccatttttttccctcccctagtttgtttctattcttttgatGGTTACCTTAAAATTATAGCATACATACTAAATTATCAATCTAAAATTAAAGTCTAAAATTAAGCaatatcttttatcttttcccaGACAAAATATAACCCTTTAGAACACTTTAAATTCATTATATTATTACCATGTATTTAACCCCACAAGATACTAATactattttactatatttatatacaattccTGTTCATTTAGATGTAACCATATATTTACCAGGGATAATAAATAACCTAGCTTGCGATTACCAGAAACAAGATTGACATCACCATTCTTGAATGTTCTTCACCTGTCCTGTATCTGGAAGTCTTTACTACCTCACCTTGTCTCAGCCTCTCCATCTTGCTTgtgcttctctcctcctccattcTCTCTTTTCAGTGTCCCTCTCTTCCATCTTAGGAGCAAAATCAATAAAGTCCTCAATTTGTTACCTGAAAAGTAGTTTTCTCTCTTCAAGACCTGTTGGCATCCAACTGTGTAGGATGTTATCGATCCCAAGGTGGCTAAACTAGCATTTCTTCAAAATGGTTTCCTTCCTAACTCAGACTAGAGACATGCAGAAGCTATCAGAAGGGGGTTTTGCTTGAGCTAAGAGGTCTGAAGAATGAGTAAGAGTTAGTGGACTCTCCCAAATCCTTTCAAGCTCAGATAATGAATATCCCAACTGTCTCCATTTCAAAGCCATCTCTATCACCAGTTTCAGCTTCTGGAGCAGGAAATTCCTTACAGACTTATGTAATTAATGCATTGAACTTCACTCTGAAATCAGAAATGTGGAATGAAAAGAGAGGGAAATCAGCAGATCAAATAAGATCCTCAGGTTTCTGGGTTAGTTTAATCCCCCCTAGACAAGTAGTTCCTTGCTGGCACTCTAAgaggacaggggaaaaaaaagaaaaatcatgtgacAACTGGTTGAGTCAGCCTCATGGAATTCCAGATGTGtctcccaaacttcccccaactcAAAGGCACTTTTGAAGCAAACAAATGTTTCCTGGGCcctaggaaagaaaagagaaacttaagCCTCGTTCTCTGAAAACTTTCACATCAGTGGAACACACATATGTATTAATAATTGAAGTGTAATATGATGAATGCTGTAATAGCAATGTATTCAACATGCTatggggcacagagaggaagaagtaaaCAAATTCTTTGGAAAACTGGGATAACTACTGAGGAAGGGATATTTGAGCCATAGCTTAAAAGATGGATAAGCTGGAGGAAGGTAatgcaggtagagggagagtgtaacttatatataaaaaaaaaaaaaaagcacatcctTGTAAAAGTACATGACATGATCAAATAAAAAACCAATAGTTGGCACGGCTGGCATCAGAGtttaaggaagagggaaggggacgGGACAGTGTCAGATGTAAGAGGGGCCTACCCTGTTACCTCTTACTAAACGCTCTGTCTCATAGTaccctgtattttttttataacactCTTCCTACTTTGAACCTTCTTGTTCAATGTCTGTTTTTTCCCAGTATTCATCCTTAATACTGGGGAGTCAATAAGTGCtatctaaaattaataaatgaagaacaAATATAAGAATAtcatttttacatataatagtaAGAGAAAAACTGTTAACATGGCTGTCTCAAGAAAGTGGGGCTAGGTTATGGGATTTGAAatgaaactttcagaaaaaagaagacactaaggaactcatctacaaaacagaaacacagacttatagacatagtaaacaatcttacggttactggggtagggggagggtgtgggaagggataaattgggagtttgagatttgcaaacattaactactatgtataaaatagatttttaaaattctgtatagcacgggggactatattcaatatcttgtagtaacctataatgaaaaagaatatgaaaactaatatatgtatgtatatgtatgactgaaatattatgctgtacacagaaactgatacattataactgactatacttcaattttaaaaaaagaaaggatacttttacttaatttgtttatattcttttgtactgttcaaatgttttcatgtatatatattatgtttttaaattaaagtttttattgagataaaaacTTACAGTAAAGTGTGCAGATCTTAAGTGttagcttaataaatgtttacacGTGTAAATATCCATGTAACCACTATGTTTCCCGTGCCGCAGGAGAGTCCCTTGTGCCCCTTCCCAGGCAATACTGTTCCCACTAAGATAAACACTATTTTGACTTCTACCACCATTGCTTAGTTTTGCCTGAACTTgagcttcatataaatggaatcatacagtattgtgGTGGCCATGGAGGGTACCTACAGATTTTCTTTAGGAGAACCTACTGTGGGAAGTGTAAGACTGAGAACCCCTAGCCTGCCCCTCTGCAGATCTGCCTCCTGAGCCCGGCTCccctgggctgctcccagccaaaGGCTGAGCATGAGGTGCTGGAGCCTGGCCATCCTGCCTGATGGGGAGTCCGGCAGACCACCTTTGCTCAGGTCGGCTTGGCTGAGGCCCTCAGACTGCGCTGCCATCAGGACACTGCCTAACTCAAcctttccctcctgcccttcTTTCACAGGTTTTAGACCAGCACTGTGATGTGCCACACTCatttcctgctccctctccctttATTCTTCATGGACTTCTCCCCTAAAAAGTCTCTTGTATGTCTGATTCCATTTTGGAACCTACTTCTCACAGGACCCAAATATAAATATACGTTTTTGTGTAGGCTTCATTTGCTCAGCATTATGACTGTGAGAGCCATGCATGTTGTTATGTGtaatttgttctcttttattgcaTAAGTATACAACAGTATATGTATCCATCCTAATGATATTGACATTTGAATAGTTTCCAGCTTGGGGctcttattttaacatttttgtacgTGCATGTCTTTTGGCAAAAACGTGCGCTCGTTTCTCTTGGGTATGGGCCGAGGAAGTGAGGTTGCTGAGTCACAGGCATATGTTTAGCTTTAGTAGATACtgtcaaacagttttccaaagtggtggaCCAATCTATGCTCCAACAGCACTTATAAGAGTTCCTGTTGCatctaatatttttatgaattaaaaaaaaaaactctagttcaaaagataaaaaacaaatttctgttataTCATCCTAGCTTCATGTTTGaattaccatttttaaaactgctCCATACAAAAGATGTTAACATAccccaaaatgttaacagtggttatatTAAAAGGAGAAGGGACTTTGACTTTGAGAAATACCTGAAATGCTTTACAAcaagtatatatttcttttacttttaattggATTGTCTTAAATACTAAATAGAACTAAAAGGCTTATGATGATAACCAGCAGTCTCCTCCTCCACTCCTCCATACCCATCACTCCCACCCCTCCTAGCTTGCACTCCTTTCATTGCTTTCCTGCTTCCAAAGATGTATTGAAATCCCTTATCTGCAGCCTAATGCTCTTTATCCTTGTGGGTTTGTATCTTTTCCAACGCTTTATTGGCATTTAGTGAGATTTCAAGAGGGAGAGGAAATTGATATGATCAATCTACCACTTTTAATCAGAAATACATGCATACAATCCAGGCTGATTTTTGGACAGTATCCCAGTGAATAGGATGTATCAAAAATAGCCAGTGGCTTGTTTTAAAGACATTGTTCTGGgcgggggaggatatagctcaagtggtagagcacacgcttagcatgcccAGGGTCCTGGGAATGGGGATGGTGAGGATAGACTGGGGAAGGGAGCACCCAGAGACTTGGTTGAATTGTTGAAGAGCTAACAGAGTTAGGAACACCCAGTGTCAGGCTTCTCACCCAGCTGCAGCAGGGTGGAGACAACAACGTAAAGGGCGTAGAGAGTTCGTGCCTGGGGGTCACAGCCCACATCCTGGGGCTGCTCCCTCCAGTCCTGCTTCAGGATAGACTCCACCTGGAAGGAAATCCACCAGAATGTAAAAGCTAGGAACAAGGAAATATACTAGAAATGGCAAATACGTGGACACATTCCTTAATCCTGAGCCCACGGCAGACACAGTTATCCATCACGGCACTCTCTCCTGCGGAGCCCAGAGAGCCTCACACCCTCAGCATAGTGACAGGCACTGCTCATCAGTCAGCGTTGGCACTCAAGGTGGAGCCAGCCACCCTCCCGGGACTAACAGTTTTCCACCCGCTCTCTTGCCCACAGGCAAGCAACAGAGCCTGAAAAGCACATCCCTAATTGTCCCAGAAACTGTACGTCTAGGGAATTGCCACAAACCGGCTACACAGACAGGAGCTGACAGAATTATAAAGGAGAAAGAGGCTGGTTCCTAGGGTCCCTTGAGAGCATGCGCATTCACTTCCAGTGGGACTTGGGCCCTCAGCCCAGGCTGGTCTTACCTTGTTCTTCAACAGGGGCAGGGTCCCCTTCTCTAGGACCTCAGCCACAAGCTGCCGCTCCTCAGACAGCTCTGGGGGCAAAAAAGAGGGTGactggcagagaggagaggcacGTAATGGGACAGGGCTTCACTGTCTGGTCAGACCTGGGACAAGCATCAGAGGAGGTTCCCGAGAGCCAGATGGGGGTTATTCCAAATGGGCTCCTGCTTTCCTCttagcctggggaaggggaaggggaagcagtCCCTCAATCCCTGGCCTGGGGAAGATGGCTAGTTTCTGAAATGTGAAGGTCTATGCCTCACAAAATGTAAAAGGCAATGTATACCCCCTTCCTCCCAAGATTTGATGCCCCACAGGCCCCTCTGCTCAGCGTCTCCTCCAGGCCAGCTCACATCCAAACCCTTCCTCACCTGTCATGGCATCTAGGACATCCCAGATGGCTTCTGCGCGCACTTCTACGAAGATCCCAGCAGCATTAAAAAGGCTGCTTATGAAAAGAAATGCTGGGCCCTCTATCTGTAGCTCACCGGACCTCAGGACATCAGACACCTAGGGCCAGGACAGGGGAGATGAGCCCAGTCCCACGATAGCAGACTGTCTTCAGTGTGTcacctgccctccccacaggctcctctctccctctgccccagtccTTCCTTGGGCCTCTTACTCTTTGCTGTAGATCCTGCAGCTGTTCATCCCTGCTGAGGCACTCAGTGAGGCAGCTTAGCACCTCTTTTCGCTCGTCCTCAGTCAGACCCTGGAGGGCTCTCATCATGTCCTGCACCTTCTCCTCCATGTTTCTGAAATCCTCCAAACTCAAGGACTTCCCTGTAGAAGCAGAAATTAAGAACCCAACCCACAGCCCAGCAAGCTCCATTACCTAGGCccccatttttctgtctttattctgGAGACCACCTCTCTGTATCTTCCCTTCTTCTAATCTTTTCCTGTTAAAACAAAGCATCCTTCTTCCTAGACATCCATCATCATTGCCTCCCACTGGCCCCATGTCCACCTCCCCAGCTCAGCCTCAGTCTAGGACCAAATCCAAATTCTTCTCCACCTCCAGGAAATCAAAGCCTATTTAGTCCTTGCCATTCAAAGGACAGTCTCTGGACAGCAGTAGGAGTACTGAAGATTTGGAGGAAATTAGAGCATTGGTTCTCAGCCTTGACAGTGCATGAGACTCACTTGGGGAGTGATTAAAAATCCCAATGTCCAGATCAGGCCACATCCCCGGATCAgttgaatcagaatttctggaggTGGGACTCAGGTATCACTAGTTTTAAAGTTCCCCCCAGGTGATGTCTACGTACAACCAATGAGAATCACTGTAGTGTTTAGGGAGGCAGATGCAATCCCCAGACTAAAGCTGAAAACTGCTTTGGACACTGCCCAACCCTTCTGCTCCCAACACACC
The sequence above is a segment of the Camelus ferus isolate YT-003-E chromosome 16, BCGSAC_Cfer_1.0, whole genome shotgun sequence genome. Coding sequences within it:
- the GSDMB gene encoding gasdermin-B isoform X1, which produces MDNVDSKGSETLTLLKKPIEMEFSRSWKRSTTLLKTWISPRYLDSLENRKLKRELPLSFRSIQNMKEDLYLVTETLETTKEETGESGKRCILKILMDFLNLQCEYKHQMAVTIPPKKVLGYRIKQLVFPNTETMSICFSGETKSFPEAKDGGSPWLGKSLSLEDFRNMEEKVQDMMRALQGLTEDERKEVLSCLTECLSRDEQLQDLQQRVSDVLRSGELQIEGPAFLFISSLFNAAGIFVEVRAEAIWDVLDAMTELSEERQLVAEVLEKGTLPLLKNKVESILKQDWREQPQDVGCDPQARTLYALYVVVSTLLQLGEKPDTGCS